DNA from Micromonospora nigra:
CGCAAGCTGCGCGTTGTGGCAGGCGACATTTGGTTTGAATGGGATGAAAAGGCATCGGTCGTCGTACGGTGTTACGGCGGGACTTCCCCCGCAGCGTTCCGGGTGGTGGTCGTGAGGGGGTCTCGCGGATGGATGCGGTCGAGCTGGCTCGGTTCCAGTTCGCGTCCACCAACATCTTCCACTTCTTCTTCGTCTCCCTGACGGTCGGTCTGGCGTTCTTCATCGCCGTGCTGGAGACGATCGCCTACCGCCGCCACGGGGCCCGGGAGACGTACGCCCGGATGACGAACTTCTTCGGTCACCTGTTTCTGATCAACTTCGCGGTCGGGGTGGTCACCGGCATCGTGCAGGAGTTCCAGTTCGGCATGAACTGGAGCGAGTACGCCCGTTTCGTCGGCAACATCTTCGGGGTTCCGCTGGCCCTGGAGGTGCTGATGGCGTTCTTCATCGAAAGCACCTTCATCGGCCTGTGGTGGTTCGGCAAGGACAAGCTGTCTCCGCTGTTGCGGCTGGGCTGCATCTGGCTGGTGGCGATCGCCACCCAGATCAGTGCCTTCTGGGTGGTGCTGGCCAACGCCTGGATGCAGCGCCCGGTGGGCTACCGCATCGACGATGAACGGGCCGTCCTCACCAGCTTCAGCGAGGTCGTCTTCAACTACAAGGCATGGCTGTACTTCGCCCACGTGCAGGGCAGCGCGTGGACGGTCGCCGGGTTCTTCGCGCTGGCCATCAGCGCGTTCCACCTGCTCCGCCGGCGGGATGTCGAGGTGTTCTCCCGGGCGTTGCGGGTGGCGTTGGTGTTCGCCGCGGTGGGGACGACGTTCTCGGCGACCAGCGGGCACTTCGAGGCGCAGGTCGCCCGCGCCGACCAGCCGATGAAGTTCGCCGCGATGGAGGCACAGTGGGAGACCTCCGACTCGCCCGCGCCCTGGTCGGTGATCGCCGGGATCGACCAGGACGCGCGAAGCAACAGCTTCAACGTCGAGATCCCGTACGTGGGCTCGGTGCTTGCCTTCAACCGGCTGGAGGGCCGGTACGAGGGGATGCGCGAACTGAACGAGGAGTACCAGCGGCTGTACGGGCCGGGGGAGTACATCCCGCCGGTCGCCCCGGTGTACTGGTCGTTCCGGCTGATGGTCGCCATCGGGGTCCTGCTGCTGCTGACCGCCTTCACCGGGCTGTTCCTGTGGTGGCGAAGACGCGCCGGCCTGGACCAGACCCGCTGGTACCTGCGGCTGCTCGTCCTGCTGGTGCCACTGCCGTGGGTGGCGAACTTCCTCGGGTGGATCGTCACCGAACTGGGCCGGCAACCGTTCCTCGTCTACGGCCTGCTCACCGTTCCCGAGGGGGTCAGCGCCAACACCTTCCGGGAGGTGCTCGTCGGCCTGGTCGGTCTGTGGGTGGTCTACCTCGGCCTCATCGGCTTGGACATCTTCCTGCTGACCAGCACCGCCCGCGCCGGAATCAGCCACAAGCCCGAGGCCCAGATCGCCTCCGCGCCACCGCCGAGCTACTTCGGTGAAGGCCTCCAGGACTACGACCGAAGGGCCTGAGCGTGGACCTGGTGACCCTGTGGTTCTGGCTGGTGGCCCTCACCTTCACCCTCTACTTCTTCCTGGAGGGCTTCGACTTCGGCGTCGACATCCTGCGACCGCTGCTGGCCCGCAACGAAGCCGAGGAGCGCGCGCTGACCGGCACCATCGGGCCGTTCTGGGACGGCAACGAGGTGTGGGTGATCGCCGCCGCCGGCCTGATGTTCTCCACGTTCCCCG
Protein-coding regions in this window:
- a CDS encoding cytochrome ubiquinol oxidase subunit I; amino-acid sequence: MDAVELARFQFASTNIFHFFFVSLTVGLAFFIAVLETIAYRRHGARETYARMTNFFGHLFLINFAVGVVTGIVQEFQFGMNWSEYARFVGNIFGVPLALEVLMAFFIESTFIGLWWFGKDKLSPLLRLGCIWLVAIATQISAFWVVLANAWMQRPVGYRIDDERAVLTSFSEVVFNYKAWLYFAHVQGSAWTVAGFFALAISAFHLLRRRDVEVFSRALRVALVFAAVGTTFSATSGHFEAQVARADQPMKFAAMEAQWETSDSPAPWSVIAGIDQDARSNSFNVEIPYVGSVLAFNRLEGRYEGMRELNEEYQRLYGPGEYIPPVAPVYWSFRLMVAIGVLLLLTAFTGLFLWWRRRAGLDQTRWYLRLLVLLVPLPWVANFLGWIVTELGRQPFLVYGLLTVPEGVSANTFREVLVGLVGLWVVYLGLIGLDIFLLTSTARAGISHKPEAQIASAPPPSYFGEGLQDYDRRA